The genomic segment AGGCGGCGACAATAGGTGCATTTTAACGGTTCGGCTTTGGTTGCGCACCCTATCTTTGTGCGGTTGCAGCAATTTGGCCTCATTCAGTCTGCATGCACACCCGATTTATCCTCATTAATACCAGCCACGCGGGCAATGTGGGCGCCGCTGCCCGCGCCATCAAAACGATGGGTTTCGACGATCTCGTGTTGGTCGCGCCCCGCTGGCCCAATGTGTTGCGCCGGGAAGAAACCATTCAGCGCGCCAGCGGCGCCTTGGATGTGCTGGACAAGTGCCGCATCGTTGACACTCTGGACGAGGCGCTGGATGGCATCACCCATTTGTGCGCCACGGCCATGACCCCGCGGGACTTCGGGCCGCCCACCACTACGCCACGAGAGCACTTTGAAGCGCTATCAAAAAAAGAGCTGCTCGCGCAGACGCCATCGGCGCCGGGCAATGATTTGGCATCTGAACCTGCAGTGCAGGGGCAACAAGGCATCGGCTTTTTGTTCGGCTCCGAGCGCTTCGGCATGCGCAATGAAGACGTCTACCGCTGCCACGTCTGCCTGTCCATTCCCAGTAATCCGTCCTTCGGCTCCCTCAATATCGGCGCGGCCCTGCAGGTCATTGCCTATGAGTGGCGCTTGGCCTTGGGTGGTTTTGGAGTTCAGTCTCCTTTCGCTCCGTCACACCTGGCCGATGCAGCGCAGGTAACGGGCATGCTGACGCATCTGGAGCAGTCGCTCGTGCAGCTGGGGTTTCTCGATCCTGCGGCGCCCAAAAAACTGATGCCCCGGCTCAATGCCCTGTTCAACCGGGCGCAGGTCACGCAAGAGGAAATCCACATCCTGCGGGGCATTGCCAAGGCCATCCTGCAGCAAAACCCGCAATTGCCTGCCCGCAGTGCGGATTTGGTGGCGATAGACGGCAAGCCGGTCTTGAAGGGATAGACTGCCGCTATGTTTGCCCGCATCCGATCCGACATCCAGTGCATCCTTGACCGTGACCCCGCTGCCCGCAGTACCTGGGAGGTCATCACCTGTTATCCCGGCCTGCACGCGGTGGTGTTGCACCGTCTTGCGCATTGGTTCTGGACCCACGGCCTGAAGTGGCTGGGGCGCTTTACTTCCCACATTGCCCGCTTTCTGACCGGGATTGAAATTCACCCCGGGGCCAAGCTGGGTGAGCGCGTCTTTTTTGACCACGCCATGGGCGCGGTGGTGGGGGAGACGGCCGAGATCGGCGACGGTTGCACGATTTATCAGGGCGTGACCTTGGGCGGCACCAGCCTGTACAAGGGCGCCAAGCGCCACCCCACACTGGGCAAAGACGTGGTGGTGAGTGCCGGTGCCAAAGTGCTGGGTGGTTTTGAAGTGGGTGACGGCGCCAAAATCGGCAGCAACGCCGTCGTCATCAAACCGGTGCCGGCAGGGGCGACAGCGGTGGGCATTCCGGCGCGCATCATCCCCAGCAAAGAGGGTATGAGTGCGGATGTGACCACCCAAGACCGCAAGTTCACCGCCTATGGCATCACCCAGGACGACGACCCGGTGAGCCAGGCTCTGCGCGGCCTGGTGGACAGCGCCTCTGGCCAAGACCACCAGATAGCGATGTTGTGGAAAGCCGTCGAGCAACTGTCAGCGCGCCTGGCAGACAGCGACTGCGTGCCCAAAGACGCGGCCCGCAAAGAGTGCTTTGAGGCCGCGAAAATCAACGAGCTCATCGGGAAATAAGGAACACCCCCGAGCGGCTTTGCCGCCTCCCCCTTGCAGGGGGCAACACCAGCAGGCTGGCGGAGCCAGACCTGCGGTGTTTTTGGGTTAAGACACGCGCGCCGAATAGGTGGCGCTTACCGAAACGAAGAGCTTCCTAAGTCCTGCGTCGGGCGGATGGCGCTTTTGGGGCGGAAGGCCTTGCAGACGGTATCTACGGTGTCGATGTACGGGCCACCGATCAAGTCCACGCAGTAAGGTACGGCAGCAAAGATGCCGGGTACCACTTGCTTGCCCTCGGCGTCCTTCACGCCTTCCAGGGTTTCTGCAATCGCCTTGGGTTGGCCGGGCAGGTTGATGATGAGTGTCTGGTCGCGGATGACGGCGACCTGGCGCGACAAAATCGCCGTGGGCACAAAGTTCAGGCTGATAGCGCGCATTTGCTCGCCAAAGCCCGGCATCTGCTTGTGTGCGACTGCCAGTGTGGCTTCCGGCGTAACGTCCCGCAGTGCAGGGCCAGTGCCGCCGGTGGTCAGCACCAGGGCGCAGCGCGCGTCCACCAGTGCGATCAAGGTGTCCTCGATCGTGCTTTGGTCGTCGGCAATCAAGCGGGTTTCAAACACCACCGGGTTCTGCACCGCGCGGCTGATCCAGTCTTGCAGCGCCGGTATGCCCTTGTCCTCATAGACGCCAGCAGAGGCCCTGTCGCTGATAGATACCAAGCCGATGCGCACCTCATCCATCGCGCGACCGTTCAATCCTCATCTCCTTCGTCATCCTTGGCAGCCGCATCTTGCTTCGATGCTTCCTGGTGGGCCAGCAGGGACTCACGCACGAGTTGAAAAATTTCGCGGTACGAGCGGCCGTGGCGGATCGCTTCGCCGGGTTTTTCGGGTTTGGCGTCTTTGCGAGCCTGGCGGACCAGAGCCCGCAATTGCTGGCTGTCGGTGTCTGGGCTCAGATTGAGCCACTGGCCGACGGCATCGTCATCGGCAATCAGCCGGTCGCGCCATTGTTCGGCCTGGTGGAGCACCATGGTTTCTTGGACCGACGGCATGTGCTGTTCTTCGAGCGCTGCGCGGATCTGGTCCCATTTGGCCGGGTCGAGTTTGCGCATCAGCTTGCCGATGAACTGCATCTGGCGGCGTTTGCCCTCAAAGTTGGTGATGCGTTTGGCTTCCGCCACGCCTTCCACCAACCGGTCGGGCAGTTCTAGTTTGATCATCAATTCGGCGCGCATGTTCAGCAGGTCTTCACCCAGCTTTTGCAATGCGTCGCTTTCTTTTTTGAGGTCGGTGCGGGTCGGTTCATCCGTGCCCTTGAGTTCGCGCTTGTACTCCAGATCGAGTGCGCTGCCTTCGGCAACGAACAAGCCCCGGACGTAATAGCCCTTTTTTAGTTTGCGTGACATAGCCAAGTATCATATCCGTCGCCATGAAGAAACCCACCTCCGCCCGTCCCCAGCCCTCCACACCCTCCGTAAAACCCGCTGACAGCGGTTTCGCCTACACCCGCGCTTTTTTCGAAACCCGCGTGGATGCTGCGTTGGCCCACGCCAAAAAACTGGGTGCCAGCGATGCCGGGGCCGAGGTGTCGGAAGGTTGTGGCCTGAGCGTTTCCGTTCGCAATGGCGAACTCGAAAATGTGGAGCGCAACCGGGATAAGTCCTTGGGCGTCACGGTCTACCTCGGCAACCGCCGGGGTAACGCCAGCACCTCTGATTTTTCGGATGCGGCGATTGAGCAGACGGTGCGTGCCGCCTATGACATCGCCCGTTTTACGGCAGAAGACCCGTTTGCCAGCCTGCCCGATGCGGACGATATCGTGCCGGTCTCCGAGCGCGAACGCGAGTTGGATTTGTTTTTCCCATGGGCCGTGACCAGTGAGCAGGCTGCTGCCCTCGCGCTGGAATGCGAAGCCGCCGCACTGGGTGTGAGCAAGCGCATTACCAATAGCGAAGGCGCGGCGGTATCTGCGCAGCAGTCGCATTTCTTCAGTGCACACACCCGCGGATTCCGGGGTGGCTATGCTTCTTCCCGCCATTCGTATTCGGTCTCGCCGATTGCCGGCAAAGGCAAGGATATGCAGCGCGACGCATGGTTCAGCTCCATGCGCTCAGCGGACGAATTGGCATCGCCCCAAGCGGTGGGTCGCTATGCGGCAGAGCGCGCATTGAGCCGCTTGAAGGCCCGCAAGATCGCCACCGTAGAGTGCCCTGTGCTGTTTGAATCGCCGTTGGCAGCCGGTTTGTTGGGCGCTTTTGTCCAAGCTGTCAGTGGTGGAGCCCTTTACCGCAAGAGTACCTTTCTGCTCGACTCGTTGGGCAAGCAAGTGCTGCCCAAGCACATCGACATTCAGGAAGACCCGTTTGTGTTGCGCGGCAAGGGCAGCTCCCCATTCGACGACGAGGGTGTGCGTGTGCAGCCCCGTAAAGTGGTGGAAGCTGGCCGGGTGCAGGGCTACTTTTTAAGCAGCTACTCCGCCCGCAAACTGGGAATGCGCACCACTGGCAACTCCGGTGGCTCCCATAATTTGACCTTTACCTCCCGCTTGACCAAGGCGGGCGATGACCTCGATGCCATGCTGCAAAAGCTCGGTACCGGCCTGTTTGTCACGGAGTTGATGGGGCAAGGCGTGAACTACGTCACGGGCGATTACAGCCGTGGCGCCAGCGGTTTTTGGGTCGAGAACGGGCGCATTGCCTATCCGGTCCATGAAATCACCATCGCCGGCAATATGAAAGACATGCTCAAAGGCATTGAGGCAGTCGGCGCCGACGCCTACAACTACGGAGCCAAAACTGTGGGCTCTGTGCTGCTGAATCGCATGAAAGTGGCAGGTAGCTGAAAGGGTATTTATGCGGCGATTTGCAGTCGGAGTAGGGGCCCTGGCGCTATTTGCCGGGCAACTGGCATGGTCTCAAACTCCAGCAAATACCACCCGCACCTTGCACCCGTGGCAAGCGCCCATGCCTGCCGGCAACGCAGAAGCGTATTTCACCAACCTCAAGTCCGGGGACCGGATTGAAACCCCTTATGTCTTGAAGTTCGGCTTGTCCGGTGGCTGGGGTCTGGCGCCTATCTCCAAGCCCATGGGGGGCAAAAGCGGCCACCACCATTTGCTGGTGAATCGTGATTTGCCACTGGATTTCAAGGCGGCGCTCCCCTTTAACGAGCAGTACATCCACTTTGGCAAAGGCCAAATGGAAACCGTGCTCACGCTGGCCCCGGGAACCTACACCTTGCGGATGCTGTTGGCCGATGACAAGCATCTACCCCATTTCGTGTACAGCAAGCCGCTGAAGGTCACGATCACCAAGAAAAACGCCGTAGACCCCAAATCTTTGGTCAAGCCCGGGTTGGCATTGATGCTGTCTGAGGGGGAGCAAAAGCCGCCATTCCGGGTGCAGTTCCATGCTTCCGGCTTGAATGTCGGCCATGCCGCACAGCAGGAAAAAGACACGGGCCATTTCAAGCTCACCGTCACCAGCAAGACGGGCGCGGTGGCTGAAATGGACTTTGCGGAGGGACAAACCGAAGCATGGTTGGCCCCGCCCGCCGGGGATTACACCCTCAAGCTGGACTTCGTCGACAACCTGAATCCCCAGCAAGTGTTGACAGGGCCGGTCACGGCCACTGTCAAAGTGAAGCCTTAGCCCGCCAGTGCGGCCTTGACGGCTGCGGACACGGTGCCCATTTCGGCCTTGCCGGCCAATTTGGTTTTGACTGCACCCATGACCTTGCCCATGTCGCCGGGGCCGGAGGCACCCAGTTCTGCCACGATGGCCTTGACTTCCGCCAGCACCTCGTCCGCGCTCATGCGCTGTGGCAAATAGGTTTGCAACACTTTCATTTCAGCCGCTTCTTTGTCAGCCAGCTCTTGGCGTTCCGCTTTCACGAAGGCCTCAATCGAGTCCTTGCGTTGCTTGATCAGTTTGTCGACGATGGCGACCACCATGGCGTCGTCCAGCTCCACGCGCTCATCGACTTCCTTTTGTTTCAAGGCGGCCAGCAGCAGGCGGATAGTGCCCAGGCGCTCGCTGTCTTTGGCGCGCATGGCGGTTTTCATGTCTTCGGTGATCTGGTCTTTGAGGGACATAGCGGTGCTTCCTGAGAGTGAAACAAAAGGGGGGAATTCAAAATGAAAAAAAGCCCGCCTGAGCGTCCCCGGGCGAGCTTTTGTGGGCTGCGTAGCTCGTGAGAGCGACCAAGCCGCGAAGATTAATACATCTTCTTAGGGAGTTGCATGCTGCGGATGCGCTTGTAGTTACGCTTTACTGCAGCTGCCTTCTTGCGCTTGCGCTCGGCAGTGGGCTTCTCGTAGAACTCGCGGGCGCGCAGGTCTGTCAGCAAACCCAATTTTTCGATGGTGCGCTTGAAGCGACGCAGTGCTACGTCAAAGGGCTCGTTTTCTTTTACACGGATCGTTGTCATTACGTAATGAATTCCAAAATATGCTGTTCGTTGGCATGAGGGAAGATCGGGCCCTGCACGTCTGAATCAGCGAAATGTCCCCATCTGTTATTGCTTAACTAGTATTGGCCGATGGGGGTTCTGCCAGAAGAGCCTGCGATTATAGCGCCTTCAGGCGGGCTGCCAAGCCATGCGCACACGCAAAGCCGCTAGCCCAGGCCCATTGGAAGTTGTATCCGCCTAACCAGCCGGTGAGATCGGTCACTTCACCGATGAAAAACAGGCCCGGTTGTTGGCTCTCCAGAGTCTGGCTGGACAAGACTTTGGTGTCTACACCGCCCGCGGTGACCTCGGCTTTGCGATAGCCCTCGGTGCCGGTGGGCGTGAGTTCCCAGCGAGAAAGGCGCTCGGCCAGTGCGTTCAAGGCCTTGTCGCTGGCTTCATTCACGGGGCGTTGCCAATCATGCCCCCAGGTCGGGCCCTGGTTCACCCAGGTATCGGCAAGGCGGCTGGGCACCAGGCCTGCCAGCTCATTGGCCACCCGTTTGCGCGAGCTGCTTTTAGCCTGCGAGAGGTGTTGTGCCAAGTCCACAGTGGGCGCCAGGTTGAGGCGAATAGGCGTGCCCTCGGCCCAGTAACTGGAGATTTGCAGCACCCCGGGGCCGGAAAGGCCGCGGTGGGTGAAGAGCAAATCTTCGCGGAACGACATGCTGCTTTTCTTGCTGCCGGTTGCAATATCGACTGGCAGCGACAAGCCTGACAACTCGGCGAACGGGGCCCACGAGGTTTCGTCGAAAGTGAGCGGGACCAGCGCCGGGCGCGGGGTGATCAGCGGCAGGTTGAACTGTTTGGCGACCCGGTAGCCGAAATCGGTCGCGCCGATCTTGGGGATCGACAAGCCGCCGGTGGCAATTACCAGCGCTGCGCAGTGGATGGTGCCGCGGTCACTATCAATTTCATAGCTGCTTGCGCATTTTCCATGAGGGCTAGAGGCCGAAAAGCGTATGTTTTTGACGCTGCAGGGTTGCCAGCGCTCTACACCACCTGCGGCGCACTCGGCCAGCAGCATGGCAATCAGGTCTTCGGCAGAGCGGTCGCAAAAGAGCTGGCCCTTGTGTTTCTCGTGGAAGGCGATGCCGTGTTTTTTAACAAGCGCCACAAAGTCTGCGGGGGTGTAGCGCGAAAGGGCGGATTTGGCGAAGCGCGGGTTCTCGCTGATGAAGTTGGCCGCACTCACGTCCATGTTCGTGAAGTTGCTGCGCCCACCCCCCGAGATGCGAATTTTCTCGGCGACTTTCTCGCTGTGGTCGAGCACCAGCACCTTCAGCCCGAGCTGACCCGCCACACCGGCGCAAAACAAACCGGCAGCCCCGGCACCCACGATCACCACGTCAAAACTATGCATAGGCGCGCAGTGTAGGCGACGGCAAGGGTCTATGGGGGGCCGGAGATACGACCTTCGCGCTAGGCGTGCTGTGACTTGCGATCCGCCAGATGGATGGCCTTTTGGGTCAGTCTGTCGACCTCGGTGCTGATGCCCGAAAGCACATTGGCCACCACCGCAAACTCACGCCCTTTGTCGCCGGCACGCGCTGCAATGACTTGGGCATTGAAACTCACGATCTTGGCTTCCCGGGCAATGGTGTGGATGTCCGACACGATCCCGCTGAGCTCTTTGAACAGGTTGTCCGATTGGGCTTGGGCTATCGAGTCAAAGGTGCTGGTGGCTTTGTTGAGCGCATTCAGCACCGTGTCGTTGTCGGCCACCATGTCGGCCAAGAGGGTGCGGGCATCGCCCTTGCGGCTGATGGTTTCGAGGGTGCGGCGCATCCGGTCGATGAAGGTTTCTATCGTCACTCCAATGCCTTGCGGCCCTTCGTACACCGCGCGCAACTGGCGGGCACTGAGCGGCTCGTAGTGGGTGAGGGTGGCAAGTAGTTTGGCCTCGCTGTCGCAAAACAGCTGAAATGTTTTCTGGGCGGCCTGCAGTTGGGTGGTGTCGCCGTGCGACGCCAATAAGGCTTGCATGATGACCCGCTGTGACAGCATGCGCTGGCGGGCTGCCAGGTTGAGGTCTGACAATGGCGCATTGGCACCCGGGGCGGGGGCAACGGCAGGAGCAAGCGTGGTTGCGGGGTGCGACATGGGCAACTTGTGCGTGGTGAGTGTGCCCACAACGCCGCAAGTTGCGTGCCGGTTTCAGTGGGCGCGTTGGGCGCCGGCAGAGGCGCCGGTAGTAGTGTCGGCTTGCGCAGCAGCCAACAAGCCGCTCATCACATCGCCCACCACGATCACGCTCGGGCTGGCCAAATGTTCGCGAACGATGGTGTCCTGCAGCTCGCCCAATGTGCAGACCGCGTGGCGCTGGTGCGGCAGGCTGGCGTTTTGAATGACGGCTACCGGTGTGCTGGATGCCAAGCCTAGTAGCAGTCCGGCCTGGATATCAGCTGCGCCGCTCACGCCCATGTAGATCACCAGCGTCAGTTTGGCCTGGCGGGAGGCTGTGGCCAGTGCGGGCCAGTCGGTGCCGCTGTCCCCGGGTTTGGCGTGGCCGGTCACAAACACCACGCCGTGGGCATGTTCGCGGTGGGTTAGCGGCACGTTGAGGGAGGTCACAGCCGCCAGTCCGGCGGTCACCCCATTGACCACCGATACACGGATGCCGGCTTCTTCGAGGTGTTCCACCTCTTCGCCGCCACGGCCGAAGATGAAGGGGTCGCCGCCCTTGAGTCGCACCACGTTTTCGCCCTCAAGGGCTGCGGTGATCATCAGGCGTTCAATGAATGACTGGGGGGTCGACTTGCAGCCGCCGCGCTTGCCCACATGAACGATGCGGGCCGCCGGGTTGGCGTGGGCCACTATGGCGTCGTTCACCAAGTCATCCACCAGCAGTACGGTGGCTTGCTGGATGGCTTTCAAGGCCTTGAGGGTGAGCAACTCCGGGTCGCCGGGGCCGGCGCCCACTAGCGTGACATGGCCTGCGGCCGGCGTGTTCAGGGTGTTTGTCATAGTGCTTGGTGCAACTGCAAGATGTGCGCCACTTGCTCTGCAATCGGGGCAGGAACCGGGCTCTCTCCGTTCAATACCGATTGTATGTAGGTCGCGGTGCTGGCTGCATCGATCGCGGTGGGCAGCTCCGGCAGCGTTGTCAACGAGCCGGCTTGGTAGGCCCGCAGGTCCGTCGCCTTGCCGGCCAAGAAGGCTTGCATCTTGGGGGTGCGGCGGGCGTCGGCCACCGCTTCGCCCTCAGTGCCGCGGATCAGCAGGGCGTTGGCTTGCACCAGGGCAAACGTATCCGCCATAGACACTGCGTATTCGGGGTGGGTGTAGCTGCTCACCAGCAGGGCGGGGCCGTCCACCGGGTTCATGAGCTTGACCAGGCTGTGCGCCGGGTTGCGCAGGTTCACCACGCGGCGCACATCCAGCAGGCGCTGTAGGCCGGGCAGTAGGGTGCCGGTAGGCACAAACGCCACGCTGCCGGTTGCTATTCTTTTGGTATCTGCTTGCGCATGTATTCCGAGCGCTGCGAGCACTTCAGACACAAAAACCCGCTTGTCCTCGGTGGCGGTGCCGTGGATCAGCACCGGGAGGCCCTCGCGCGCCAGCAGCAGGGCCAAAAGCGGGGTTAGTAAGGGCAGCTTGCGCGCACCGTTGTAGCTGGGGATAACGACGACCGGCACATCGCTGGCGGGCAGCAGGGCCATGCGGCTGCGCACGGCGTCCAGAAAACCGGCCATTTCTTCCGCGGTTTCGCCTTTGATGCGCATGGCCAGGCAAAAGGCGCCCACTTCGAGGTCGGTGACGGTGCCGTCCAGCACTTGGCCCAGCAGGTCGGCCGCCTGCGTGCGGTTGAGCGCACGTGCGCCGTCTTTGCCGCGACCGATTTCTTTGATGTAGTTGCCAATAGCCATGCCGCGATTGTCGGTGAAGCCTGATAACTTTCGGCTATGTCCTTATGCCCCGGCCGGCACTGCCGCCATCGGCGTCGTCTTGACCATGCGCTGCAACTGCGGAATGCAGGAACCGCAGTTGGT from the Rhodoferax potami genome contains:
- the ybiB gene encoding DNA-binding protein YbiB, which gives rise to MAIGNYIKEIGRGKDGARALNRTQAADLLGQVLDGTVTDLEVGAFCLAMRIKGETAEEMAGFLDAVRSRMALLPASDVPVVVIPSYNGARKLPLLTPLLALLLAREGLPVLIHGTATEDKRVFVSEVLAALGIHAQADTKRIATGSVAFVPTGTLLPGLQRLLDVRRVVNLRNPAHSLVKLMNPVDGPALLVSSYTHPEYAVSMADTFALVQANALLIRGTEGEAVADARRTPKMQAFLAGKATDLRAYQAGSLTTLPELPTAIDAASTATYIQSVLNGESPVPAPIAEQVAHILQLHQAL
- the cobA gene encoding uroporphyrinogen-III C-methyltransferase produces the protein MTNTLNTPAAGHVTLVGAGPGDPELLTLKALKAIQQATVLLVDDLVNDAIVAHANPAARIVHVGKRGGCKSTPQSFIERLMITAALEGENVVRLKGGDPFIFGRGGEEVEHLEEAGIRVSVVNGVTAGLAAVTSLNVPLTHREHAHGVVFVTGHAKPGDSGTDWPALATASRQAKLTLVIYMGVSGAADIQAGLLLGLASSTPVAVIQNASLPHQRHAVCTLGELQDTIVREHLASPSVIVVGDVMSGLLAAAQADTTTGASAGAQRAH
- the cysE gene encoding serine O-acetyltransferase, with the protein product MFARIRSDIQCILDRDPAARSTWEVITCYPGLHAVVLHRLAHWFWTHGLKWLGRFTSHIARFLTGIEIHPGAKLGERVFFDHAMGAVVGETAEIGDGCTIYQGVTLGGTSLYKGAKRHPTLGKDVVVSAGAKVLGGFEVGDGAKIGSNAVVIKPVPAGATAVGIPARIIPSKEGMSADVTTQDRKFTAYGITQDDDPVSQALRGLVDSASGQDHQIAMLWKAVEQLSARLADSDCVPKDAARKECFEAAKINELIGK
- a CDS encoding RNA methyltransferase; translation: MHTRFILINTSHAGNVGAAARAIKTMGFDDLVLVAPRWPNVLRREETIQRASGALDVLDKCRIVDTLDEALDGITHLCATAMTPRDFGPPTTTPREHFEALSKKELLAQTPSAPGNDLASEPAVQGQQGIGFLFGSERFGMRNEDVYRCHVCLSIPSNPSFGSLNIGAALQVIAYEWRLALGGFGVQSPFAPSHLADAAQVTGMLTHLEQSLVQLGFLDPAAPKKLMPRLNALFNRAQVTQEEIHILRGIAKAILQQNPQLPARSADLVAIDGKPVLKG
- the rpsU gene encoding 30S ribosomal protein S21, whose protein sequence is MTTIRVKENEPFDVALRRFKRTIEKLGLLTDLRAREFYEKPTAERKRKKAAAVKRNYKRIRSMQLPKKMY
- a CDS encoding methyl-accepting chemotaxis protein; translated protein: MSHPATTLAPAVAPAPGANAPLSDLNLAARQRMLSQRVIMQALLASHGDTTQLQAAQKTFQLFCDSEAKLLATLTHYEPLSARQLRAVYEGPQGIGVTIETFIDRMRRTLETISRKGDARTLLADMVADNDTVLNALNKATSTFDSIAQAQSDNLFKELSGIVSDIHTIAREAKIVSFNAQVIAARAGDKGREFAVVANVLSGISTEVDRLTQKAIHLADRKSQHA
- a CDS encoding NAD(P)/FAD-dependent oxidoreductase, which translates into the protein MHSFDVVIVGAGAAGLFCAGVAGQLGLKVLVLDHSEKVAEKIRISGGGRSNFTNMDVSAANFISENPRFAKSALSRYTPADFVALVKKHGIAFHEKHKGQLFCDRSAEDLIAMLLAECAAGGVERWQPCSVKNIRFSASSPHGKCASSYEIDSDRGTIHCAALVIATGGLSIPKIGATDFGYRVAKQFNLPLITPRPALVPLTFDETSWAPFAELSGLSLPVDIATGSKKSSMSFREDLLFTHRGLSGPGVLQISSYWAEGTPIRLNLAPTVDLAQHLSQAKSSSRKRVANELAGLVPSRLADTWVNQGPTWGHDWQRPVNEASDKALNALAERLSRWELTPTGTEGYRKAEVTAGGVDTKVLSSQTLESQQPGLFFIGEVTDLTGWLGGYNFQWAWASGFACAHGLAARLKAL
- the pmbA gene encoding metalloprotease PmbA — encoded protein: MKKPTSARPQPSTPSVKPADSGFAYTRAFFETRVDAALAHAKKLGASDAGAEVSEGCGLSVSVRNGELENVERNRDKSLGVTVYLGNRRGNASTSDFSDAAIEQTVRAAYDIARFTAEDPFASLPDADDIVPVSERERELDLFFPWAVTSEQAAALALECEAAALGVSKRITNSEGAAVSAQQSHFFSAHTRGFRGGYASSRHSYSVSPIAGKGKDMQRDAWFSSMRSADELASPQAVGRYAAERALSRLKARKIATVECPVLFESPLAAGLLGAFVQAVSGGALYRKSTFLLDSLGKQVLPKHIDIQEDPFVLRGKGSSPFDDEGVRVQPRKVVEAGRVQGYFLSSYSARKLGMRTTGNSGGSHNLTFTSRLTKAGDDLDAMLQKLGTGLFVTELMGQGVNYVTGDYSRGASGFWVENGRIAYPVHEITIAGNMKDMLKGIEAVGADAYNYGAKTVGSVLLNRMKVAGS
- a CDS encoding DUF4399 domain-containing protein; protein product: MRRFAVGVGALALFAGQLAWSQTPANTTRTLHPWQAPMPAGNAEAYFTNLKSGDRIETPYVLKFGLSGGWGLAPISKPMGGKSGHHHLLVNRDLPLDFKAALPFNEQYIHFGKGQMETVLTLAPGTYTLRMLLADDKHLPHFVYSKPLKVTITKKNAVDPKSLVKPGLALMLSEGEQKPPFRVQFHASGLNVGHAAQQEKDTGHFKLTVTSKTGAVAEMDFAEGQTEAWLAPPAGDYTLKLDFVDNLNPQQVLTGPVTATVKVKP
- the yjgA gene encoding ribosome biogenesis factor YjgA gives rise to the protein MSRKLKKGYYVRGLFVAEGSALDLEYKRELKGTDEPTRTDLKKESDALQKLGEDLLNMRAELMIKLELPDRLVEGVAEAKRITNFEGKRRQMQFIGKLMRKLDPAKWDQIRAALEEQHMPSVQETMVLHQAEQWRDRLIADDDAVGQWLNLSPDTDSQQLRALVRQARKDAKPEKPGEAIRHGRSYREIFQLVRESLLAHQEASKQDAAAKDDEGDED
- a CDS encoding GatB/YqeY domain-containing protein, with product MSLKDQITEDMKTAMRAKDSERLGTIRLLLAALKQKEVDERVELDDAMVVAIVDKLIKQRKDSIEAFVKAERQELADKEAAEMKVLQTYLPQRMSADEVLAEVKAIVAELGASGPGDMGKVMGAVKTKLAGKAEMGTVSAAVKAALAG
- the mog gene encoding molybdopterin adenylyltransferase, with the translated sequence MDEVRIGLVSISDRASAGVYEDKGIPALQDWISRAVQNPVVFETRLIADDQSTIEDTLIALVDARCALVLTTGGTGPALRDVTPEATLAVAHKQMPGFGEQMRAISLNFVPTAILSRQVAVIRDQTLIINLPGQPKAIAETLEGVKDAEGKQVVPGIFAAVPYCVDLIGGPYIDTVDTVCKAFRPKSAIRPTQDLGSSSFR